From the genome of Nomia melanderi isolate GNS246 chromosome 14, iyNomMela1, whole genome shotgun sequence, one region includes:
- the ILP-2 gene encoding insulin-like peptide 2, translating to MLAYRLHVLVGLVLVVATLTSKTKHTQSDVFHNRRNRQANNSEARHYCGDRLTSALQKICDSVYYARFKRNDQETEKKGSLSSNDFHPYKSIENAKKMLKVRRLSRGIREECCLGSCSMEELRSYCGSQ from the exons ATGCTCGCATACCGATTACACGTTCTCGTCGGTTTGGTACTCGTCGTAGCAACCTTAACGTCAAAGACGAAACACACGCAATCGGACGTGTTTCATAACAGACGAAATCGGCAAGCTAACAACAGCGAAGCGCGTCATTATTGCGGTGACAGGCTTACGAGCGCTTTACAGAAAATCTGCGATAGCGTTTACTATGCTAGATTCAAAAGAAATGACCAAG AAACGGAGAAGAAAGGCTCTTTATCTAGCAATGATTTTCATCCCTACAAATCGATCGAGAATGCGAAGAAAATGCTGAAGGTTCGGAGACTTTCACGAGGTATACGCGAGGAGTGTTGCCTAGGATCGTGCTCCATGGAGGAACTACGCTCTTACTGCGGCAGTCAATAA
- the LOC116427171 gene encoding uncharacterized protein LOC116427171 isoform X1, whose product METEEVYSLTITPPIISRFAVQWSEDNHISILNEKGIHVFEFVPNPMSPYSTIKFSRSFIYAPLIFPTEPIMNKIESKIWSMHREEIYSFIMEESLTPKISNVKEMMPKILELAWSPRNLLFPNKCLLAILTSTGAVLIAHKISTDWYPIYDLSSIRYNIIEDEITTKLKDMTNHSTSFLTLKNCVQALQASCMTWSSLLGDFAYLTVAYRNGDIIIYKVPIITYCSEIPSIKIMGTVCLNEHVKINALHWITINATKYVIVLAYFDGRIHGLTMENPDQLVEFKSIDKYYDYADRIPVGTIKTFPQTDLSTKILISKGSFLFLLHLTTNGTLKNIQHLQLEGFTISGLISANIDYALVTIENSLMFAIDIQKNNFSKISIKNTLQQTNVRYLGLAHSLSHAIFVNVTSPNTVYDHLVNKEPSKIHFFILKNENWNPLLILNNNREKRFELLWDCLEVIRLKATKAEDLSSILPKIPSNMESLSLNELRMAMWISIMIEICEKKKVIQGIGSITGEVSEAQPLIFVYTVCNYLEQLSDSSPLSQEQKLSIYLLKMYLEVYLAGEENEEVTPLAKRAGDVLQKISQFDTNKVESCNLCGEVINDLSWKITKCSQGHILPRCAITLLQITGIHYRVCRVCGLMFHPCLDQVFEKTRCLFCDIPAHQENRVLGSKSSVSLGKSLSRQGICASEISDDRQLEALTEES is encoded by the exons atggagACAGAAGAAGTTTATAGCCTTACAATCACTCCACCCATTATATCAAGGTTTGCAGTTCAATGGTCTGAAGACAATCATATATCAATTCTTAATGAGAAAGGAATTCATGTATTT GAATTTGTACCTAATCCAATGTCTCCTTATTCAACCATAAAATTTTCAAGATCTTTTATTTATGCACCGTTGATTTTTCCCACGGAAcctataatgaataaaatagagTCTAAAATCTGGAGTATGCATCGTGAAGAAATTTACTCATTTATAATGGAAGAAAGTTTGACTCCAAAAATATCTAATGTTAAAGAGATGATGCCGAAAATATTGGAATTAGCATGGTCACCACGGAACTTACTATTTCCAAACAAATGCCTTCTTGCGATATTGACTTCAACAGGGGCTGTCTTGATTGCTCATAAAATTTCCACAGATTGGTATCCTATATATGATTTGAGTTCTatacgttacaatattatagAAGATGAAATTACTACAAAGCTGAAGGATATGACAAACCATTCTACTTCATTTTTAACACTCAAGAACTGTGTTCAAGCGCTACAAGCTTCATGTATGACTTGGAGTAGCCTCTTGGGAGATTTTGCATACCTTACTGTTGCTTATCGTAATGgggatataattatttataaagttcCAATTATCACATATTGCAGCGAAATACCATCTATTAAAATTATGGGCACAGTGTGTTTGAACGAACATGTCAAAATAAATGCTTTGCATTGGATTACTATCAATGCAACAAAATATGTAATTGTTCTAGCATATTTTGATGGACGTATTCATGGTCTTACAATGGAAAATCCTGATCAACTAGTTGAATTTAAATCAATTGACAAATATTATGATTATGCAGACCGTATACCTGTTGGTACTATAAAAACATTTCCACAAACTGATCTATCTacaaaaattcttatttcaaaaGGCAGTTTTCTGTTTCTGTTGCATTTAACAACAAatggaacattgaaaaatatacaacACTTGCAATTAGAAGGATTTACGATCTCAg gaTTAATTTCCGCGAATATCGATTATGCATTAGTTACAATAGAAAATAGTTTAATGTTTGCAATTGATATACAAAAgaacaatttttcgaaaatcaGCATAAAGAATACATTACAACAAACTAATGTACGTTATTTGGGTCTTGCTCATTCCTTAAGCCATGCAATTTTTGTAAATGTAACTTCTCCAAATACTGTATACGATCATCTAGTAAACAAAGAACCcagtaaaattcatttctttattttaaagaacGAAAATTGGAATCCGTTActcattttaaataacaatagagAAAAAAGGTTTGAACTTTTATGGGACTGTTTAGAAGTAATCAGGTTGAAGGCAACAAAAGCGGAAGACCTTTCATCCATATTACCAAAAATACCATCTAATATGGAATCTTTATCTTTGAATGAGTTACGAATGGCAATGTGGATATCTATAATGATAGAAATCTGTGAGAAGAAGAAAGTAATTCAAGGCATAGGAAGTATTACGGGAGAAGTATCAGAAGCGCAACCTTTAATTTTCGTTTATACAGTTTGTAATTACCTCGAGCAATTGAGTGATAGTTCACCTTTGAGCCAAGAACAAAAGCTCTCTATATATTTACTAAAAATGTACTTGGAAGTTTATTTAGCAggagaagaaaatgaagaagttACTCCGCTTGCCAAACGTGCTGGAGATGTTCTACAAAAAATTTCGCAATTCGATACAAATAAAGTAGAATCTTGTAATTTATGTGGCGAAGTAATAAATGATCTATCTTGGAAAATTACTAAATGTTCACAGGGTCATATACTACCTAGGTGTGCTATTACTTTATTGCAAATAACTGGAATACATTATAGAGTATGTCGAGTTTGTGGCTTAATGTTTCATCCTTGTTTGGATCAAGTGTTTGAGAAAACGAGATGCCTTTTTTGTGATATACCTGCACATCAAGAGAATCGAGTATTAGGTTCAAAGTCTTCTGTTTCTTTAGGGAAAAGTTTGTCTAGACAAGGGATTTGTGCTTCAGAAATATCAGATGATCGACAACTGGAAGCCCTTACCGAAGAATCTTAA
- the LOC116427171 gene encoding uncharacterized protein LOC116427171 isoform X2, with product METEEVYSLTITPPIISRFAVQWSEDNHISILNEKGIHVFEFVPNPMSPYSTIKFSRSFIYAPLIFPTEPIMNKIESKIWSMHREEIYSFIMEESLTPKISNVKEMMPKILELAWSPRNLLFPNKCLLAILTSTGAVLIAHKISTDWYPIYDLSSIRYNIIEDEITTKLKDMTNHSTSFLTLKNCVQALQASCMTWSSLLGDFAYLTVAYRNGDIIIYKVPIITYCSEIPSIKIMGTVCLNEHVKINALHWITINATKYVIVLAYFDGRIHGLTMENPDQLVEFKSIDKYYDYADRIPVGTIKTFPQTDLSTKILISKGSFLFLLHLTTNGTLKNIQHLQLEGFTISEVIRLKATKAEDLSSILPKIPSNMESLSLNELRMAMWISIMIEICEKKKVIQGIGSITGEVSEAQPLIFVYTVCNYLEQLSDSSPLSQEQKLSIYLLKMYLEVYLAGEENEEVTPLAKRAGDVLQKISQFDTNKVESCNLCGEVINDLSWKITKCSQGHILPRCAITLLQITGIHYRVCRVCGLMFHPCLDQVFEKTRCLFCDIPAHQENRVLGSKSSVSLGKSLSRQGICASEISDDRQLEALTEES from the exons atggagACAGAAGAAGTTTATAGCCTTACAATCACTCCACCCATTATATCAAGGTTTGCAGTTCAATGGTCTGAAGACAATCATATATCAATTCTTAATGAGAAAGGAATTCATGTATTT GAATTTGTACCTAATCCAATGTCTCCTTATTCAACCATAAAATTTTCAAGATCTTTTATTTATGCACCGTTGATTTTTCCCACGGAAcctataatgaataaaatagagTCTAAAATCTGGAGTATGCATCGTGAAGAAATTTACTCATTTATAATGGAAGAAAGTTTGACTCCAAAAATATCTAATGTTAAAGAGATGATGCCGAAAATATTGGAATTAGCATGGTCACCACGGAACTTACTATTTCCAAACAAATGCCTTCTTGCGATATTGACTTCAACAGGGGCTGTCTTGATTGCTCATAAAATTTCCACAGATTGGTATCCTATATATGATTTGAGTTCTatacgttacaatattatagAAGATGAAATTACTACAAAGCTGAAGGATATGACAAACCATTCTACTTCATTTTTAACACTCAAGAACTGTGTTCAAGCGCTACAAGCTTCATGTATGACTTGGAGTAGCCTCTTGGGAGATTTTGCATACCTTACTGTTGCTTATCGTAATGgggatataattatttataaagttcCAATTATCACATATTGCAGCGAAATACCATCTATTAAAATTATGGGCACAGTGTGTTTGAACGAACATGTCAAAATAAATGCTTTGCATTGGATTACTATCAATGCAACAAAATATGTAATTGTTCTAGCATATTTTGATGGACGTATTCATGGTCTTACAATGGAAAATCCTGATCAACTAGTTGAATTTAAATCAATTGACAAATATTATGATTATGCAGACCGTATACCTGTTGGTACTATAAAAACATTTCCACAAACTGATCTATCTacaaaaattcttatttcaaaaGGCAGTTTTCTGTTTCTGTTGCATTTAACAACAAatggaacattgaaaaatatacaacACTTGCAATTAGAAGGATTTACGATCTCAg AAGTAATCAGGTTGAAGGCAACAAAAGCGGAAGACCTTTCATCCATATTACCAAAAATACCATCTAATATGGAATCTTTATCTTTGAATGAGTTACGAATGGCAATGTGGATATCTATAATGATAGAAATCTGTGAGAAGAAGAAAGTAATTCAAGGCATAGGAAGTATTACGGGAGAAGTATCAGAAGCGCAACCTTTAATTTTCGTTTATACAGTTTGTAATTACCTCGAGCAATTGAGTGATAGTTCACCTTTGAGCCAAGAACAAAAGCTCTCTATATATTTACTAAAAATGTACTTGGAAGTTTATTTAGCAggagaagaaaatgaagaagttACTCCGCTTGCCAAACGTGCTGGAGATGTTCTACAAAAAATTTCGCAATTCGATACAAATAAAGTAGAATCTTGTAATTTATGTGGCGAAGTAATAAATGATCTATCTTGGAAAATTACTAAATGTTCACAGGGTCATATACTACCTAGGTGTGCTATTACTTTATTGCAAATAACTGGAATACATTATAGAGTATGTCGAGTTTGTGGCTTAATGTTTCATCCTTGTTTGGATCAAGTGTTTGAGAAAACGAGATGCCTTTTTTGTGATATACCTGCACATCAAGAGAATCGAGTATTAGGTTCAAAGTCTTCTGTTTCTTTAGGGAAAAGTTTGTCTAGACAAGGGATTTGTGCTTCAGAAATATCAGATGATCGACAACTGGAAGCCCTTACCGAAGAATCTTAA